One window of Pelmatolapia mariae isolate MD_Pm_ZW linkage group LG18, Pm_UMD_F_2, whole genome shotgun sequence genomic DNA carries:
- the LOC134617632 gene encoding ankyrin repeat domain-containing protein 13C-like: MTGEKIRTMRKDHKKPNKNDEIMDTYDETSNGTISNGTSKHFKSNKAFQKSIKTSAQQQQQLNANNINGNSSVVSDNNKNPIILTSDDLEFPVHESVFKGDVRRLSSLIRTHSISQKDVHGNTPLHLAVMLGHKECALLLLAHNAPVKIKNAQGWSPLAEAISYGDRQMITAILRKLKQQSRESVEDKRPKLLKALRELGDFYLELHWDFQSWVPLLSRMLPSDACKIYKQGINIRLDTTLIDFTDMKCQRGDLSFIFNGDAAPSQSFVVLDNEAKVYQRIHHEESEMETEEEVDILMSSDVYSATLSTKSITFSRSQIGWLFREDKTERVGNFLADFYAVNGLVLESRKRREHLSEEDILRNKAIMESLSKGGSISEQSFEPVRRQSLTAPAPNTISWEEYITAEHGKPPHLGRELVCKESKKNFKATVAMSQDFPLGIESLLNVLEVIAPFKHFNKLREFVQMKLPPGFPVKLDIPVFPTITATVTFQEFRYDEFEESIFFIPADYKEDPSRFPDL, encoded by the exons ATGACAGGTGAGAAGATACGCACCATGAGAAAGGACCACAAGAAACCGAACAAAAATGACGAGATAATGGACACGTACGATGAGACCTCCAACGGGACTATCTCTAACGGCACCAGTAAGCATTTCAAGTCCAACAAGGCTTTCCAGAAGTCAATCAAAACCTCggcacaacaacagcagcagctcaaTGCCAACAACATCAACGGTAACTCATCAGTTGTCAGCGACAACAACAAGAACCCAATAATCCTGACCAGTGACGACTTGGAGTTCCCTGTGCATGAATCCGTGTTTAAGGGAGATGTGCGTCGGCTCTCCTCTCTCATCAGGACCCACAGCATCTCCCAGAAGGATGTGCATG gAAACACACCTCTTCACTTGGCTGTCATGTTGGGCCACAAAG AGTGCGCTCTCCTCCTGTTGGCCCATAATGCACCTGTAAAGATAAAAAATGCACAGGGATGGAGTCCTCTAGCAGAAGCCATCAGCTACGGCGACAGGCAAATGA TCACGGCAATACTGCGGAAACTAAAGCAGCAGTCGAGGGAGAGTGTGGAGGACAAGAGGCCAAAATTACTCAAAGCTCTCAGAGAG CTCGGTGACTTTTATCTGGAGCTGCACTGGGACTTTCAGAGCTGGG TGCCTTTATTGTCCCGGATGCTGCCGTCTGATGCCTGTAAAATCTACAAGCAGGGCATCAATATCAG ACTTGACACCACTCTCATAGACTTCACCGATATGAAATGTCAGCGCGGCGATCTTAGCTTCATTTTCAACGGCGACGCCGCACCGTCCCAGTCCTTTGTGGTTCTGGACAATGAAGCAAAAGTGTACCAAAGAATACACCACGAG GAGTCAGAGATGGAGACAGAAGAGGAGGTGGATATTCTGATGAGCAGCGACGTCTACTCTGCAACCCTTTCTACCAAGTCCATCACTTTCTCCCGTAGTCAGATCGGCTGGCTCTTCAGAGAGGATAAAACA GAGAGAGTTGGAAACTTCCTGGCTGACTTCTATGCAGTGAACGGTCTGGTGCTGGAGTCAAGGAAACGGCGGGAGCACCTAAGTGAAGAAGACATCCTTAGGAACAAAGCCATCATGGAGAGCTTAAGTAAAGGAGGCAGCATCAGTGAGCAGAGTTTTGAG CCCGTGAGAAGGCAGTCCCTCACAGCTCCAGCGCCCAATACAATTTCTTGGGAGGAGTACATAACCGCGGAGCACGGAAA GCCACCTCATCTTGGCAGAGAGCTTGTTTGTAAGGAAAGCAAGAAGAACTTCAAAGCTACTGTAGCCATGAGCCAGGATTTCCCTCTAGGCATTGAGTC ATTACTGAATGTGTTGGAGGTCATAGCTCCGTTCAAGCACTTCAACAAACTCAGAGAGTTTGTCCAGATGAAACTTCCGCCTGGTTTTCCTGTCAAACTCG ACATCCCCGTCTTCCCCACGATCACAGCGACCGTCACCTTTCAGGAATTCCGTTACGACGAATTCGAAGAGTCCATTTTCTTCATCCCCGCCGATTACAAAGAAGATCCCAGTCGTTTCCCAGACCTCTGA
- the LOC134616512 gene encoding serine/arginine-rich splicing factor 11-like isoform X2, translated as MPNPIPNPPLANPFGAPNIDAMAAFGFPGAGMNPQAADQLLKLMTDPKLNPLAAGINLNAGLKADAANKEIEEAMKRVREAQSLISAAIEPGHKETKKKRSRSRSRSRRRRSRSRSRHRRTRSRSRRRSRSRSRRRSKSPRKRHTHSRDRGRRSRSRSRERKKDDAGRRKSKTPPKSYSTARRSRSVSRRRRKSRSASRSPKKSPKRKNSPSPSPRRHKKEKKREKERDRERRSDKERSREERERSSSKKKKSKDKERERDRKLDAEKDVKITRDYDEEEQGYDSEKERGDRKDSDDSALSPRSVEGNGTARSAKQAKVNGADDRHEEDMDVSD; from the exons CTTGCGAACCCCTTTGGTGCACCCAATATCGACGCAATGGCAGCGTTTGGATTCCCAGGAGCTGGTATGAATCCCCAG GCTGCTGATCAGCTGTTGAAATTGATGACGGATCCAAA acTGAATCCCCTGGCGGCTGGAATAAACCTGAATGCTGGGCTGAAGGCTGACGCAGCTAATAAAGAAATCGAAGAGGCAATGAAGAGAGTCAGAGAGGCCCAGTCgctcatttctgctgctatCGAACCCGGAC ATAAGGAGACAAAGAAGAAGCGCTCTCGGTCCAGGTCCAGATCCAGAAGGAGGAGGTCCCGATCGCGTTCAAGACACAG GCGAACCAGAAGCAGGTCGAGGCGCAGATCCAGATCGAGAAGCAGAAGACGCTCCAAAAGCCCACGCAAGAGACACACCCACTctagagacagagggaggagatCTCGCAGCAGATCCAG AGAGCGAAAGAAAGATGATGCAGGGAGAAGGAAATCCAAAACACCACCCAAAAGCTATAGCACAGCGAGGAGGTCACGCAGTGTGAGCCG GAGACGCAGGAAAAGTCGCAGCGCCAGCCGTTCTCCTAAGAAGTCTCCTAAAAGGAAAAATTCCCCGTCTCCATCTCCTCGAAG acacaaaaaagagaagaagagggagaAGGAAAGGGACCGGGAGCGTAGGAGCGATAAAGAGCGCAGCCGTGAAGAACGGGAGCGCTCCAGcagcaagaaaaagaagagtaaagacaaagaaagggAACGTGACCGGAAATTAGACGCAGAGAAAGATGTTAAG ATCACCAGAGACTACGATGAGGAAGAGCAAGGCTACGACAGCGAGAAGGAGCGAGGCGACAGGAAGGACTCGGACGATTCCGCTTTGTCTCCTCGATCAGTAGAAGGTAATGGCACAGCACGTTCCGCGAAGCAGGCCAAAGTTAACGGTGCTGATGATCGCCACGAAGAGGACATGGACGTCAGCGACTGA